The Scomber japonicus isolate fScoJap1 chromosome 8, fScoJap1.pri, whole genome shotgun sequence genome has a segment encoding these proteins:
- the rap2c gene encoding ras-related protein Rap-2c — protein MKEYKVVVLGSGGVGKSALTVQFVTGTFIEKYDPTIEDFYRKEIEVDSSPSVLEILDTAGTEQFASMRDLYIKNGQGFILVYSLVNQQSFQDIRPMRDQIVRVKRFEKVPLILVGNKVDLESEREVAGSDGRALAQEWGCPFIETSAKSKTMVDELFAEIVRQMNYSTLPEKQEQCCTACVVQ, from the exons ATGAAAGAGTATAAAGTGGTGGTGCTGGGCAGCGGCGGCGTCGGCAAGTCCGCGCTGACCGTCCAGTTTGTCACCGGTACCTTCATCGAGAAGTACGACCCGACCATCGAGGACTTCTACCGAAAGGAGATCGAAGTGGACTCCTCTCCCTCCGTGCTGGAGATCCTGGACACGGCGGGGACCGAGCAGTTCGCCTCCATGAGAGACCTGTACATCAAGAACGGGCAGGGCTTCATCCTGGTCTACAGCCTGGTCAACCAGCAGTCCTTCCAG GACATAAGACCAATGCGAGACCAAATAGTGCGAGTGAAGCGCTTTGAGAAGGTGCCGTTGATCCTGGTGGGGAACAAAGTCGACCTGGAGTCTGAGCGCGAGGTCGCAGGGTCAGACGGGCGAGCTCTGGCTCAAGAGTGGGGCTGCCCTTTTATTGAAACTTCTGCCAAGAGCAAGACCATGGTGGACGAGCTGTTCGCTGAGATAGTCCGACAGATGAATTATTCCACGCTGCCGGAGAAGCAGGAACAGTGCTGCACTGCCTGTGTGGTACAGTGA